Proteins from a single region of Xyrauchen texanus isolate HMW12.3.18 chromosome 7, RBS_HiC_50CHRs, whole genome shotgun sequence:
- the LOC127646494 gene encoding caM kinase-like vesicle-associated protein — translation MPFGCLTLGAKKDYNSPSEVTDKYDLGQVVKSEEFCEIFRAKDKNTLKMYTCKKFLKKDGRKVRKAAKNEILILKMVKHHNILQLVNVFETRKEYFLFLELATGREVFDWILDQGYYSERDTSNVIRQVLEAVAYLHSLHIVHRNLKLENLVYYNRLKNSKIVISDFHLAKLENGLIKEPCGTPEYLAPEVVGRQRYGRPVDCWAIGVIMYILLSGNPPFYDEADDDDYESHDKNLFRKILSGDYEFDSPYWDDISDSAKNLVACLMEVDTDQRLTAQEAINHEWISGNAASDKNIKDGVCAQIEKNFAKAKWKKAVRVTTMMKRLRAPDQSDSGASTPALGASGGTTPVPLAATPVPPRSTLVAQDNPEEQEASVPVRCNGEMVTSQQICGETREE, via the exons ATGCCATTTGGCTGTTTGACTCTGGGAGCGAAGAAGGATTACAACAGTCCCTCTGAGGTTACTGATAAATATGACCTGGGACAGGTAGTGAAATC GGAGGAGTTTTGTGAAATCTTCAGGGCAAAAGACAAGAACACATTGAAAATGTACACCTGTAAAAAGTTCCTGAAAAAAGATGGGAGGAAAGTTCGGAAAGCAGCCAAAAACGAGATCCTCATCTTGAAAAT GGTGAAGCATCATAACATCCTCCAGCTGGTCAATGTCTTTGAGACGAGAAAGGAGTACTTCCTGTTTCTGGAACT GGCCACGGGCAGAGAAGTGTTTGACTGGATCTTAGACCAGGGCTACTACTCAGAACGTGACACCAGCAATGTGATCCGGCAGGTGCTGGAGGCTGTGGCTTACCTTCACTCTCTCCACATCGTTCACAGAAACTTAAAG CTGGAAAATCTTGTGTACTACAACCGCCTGAAgaactctaaaattgtaatcagtgaCTTTCACCTTGCGAAACTGGAAAACGGCCTCATCAAAGAGCCATGCGGCACACCAGAATACCTTG cTCCAGAGGTGGTTGGCAGACAAAGATATGGCAGACCAGTAGACTGCTGGGCCATCGGAGTGATCATGTACATCCT ACTTTCAGGAAACCCGCCTTTTTATGATGAAgcagatgatgatgattatgaaaGTCATGATAAGAATCTGTTCCGGAAAATTCTATCTGGAGACTACGAGTTTGACTCACCCTATTGGGATGATATCTCCGATTCAG CAAAAAACCTTGTTGCATGTTTAATGGAGGTGGACACAGACCAAAGGCTGACTGCACAGGAAGCCATCAACCATGAGTG GATATCTGGTAATGCCGCCTCAGACAAGAATATCAAAGATGGCGTTTGTGCTCAGATCGAGAAAAACTTTGCTAAAGCCAAATGGAAG AAAGCTGTGCGTGTGACCACCATGATGAAAAGGCTCAGGGCCCCAGATCAGAGTGACTCTGGGGCTTCTACCCCTGCACTCGGAGCCTCAGGAGGCACCACCCCTGTTCCCCTGGCTGCCACACCAGTGCCTCCTCGAAGCACCCTGGTCGCCCAGGATAATCCAGAGGAACAAGAGGCCTCAGTTCCAGTACGGTGTAATGGAGAGATGGTAACATCCCAGCAAATTTGTGGGGAGACAAGGGAAGAATAG